The Haloferax sp. Atlit-12N genome contains a region encoding:
- a CDS encoding GNAT family N-acetyltransferase, whose translation MTIEIAEFDHRDRATWDTYVERSSQASLFHQYEALRLQAKYSNSKLHLLVGYKTEEPVGLFPVFEIRKGLVKTAFSPPPHIGVPYLGPVMLDAGNIKSRKFERRRNQFIDGCTEWLDEHIGPNYTHVRVGDYYTDMRTFLWGGCDVSPKYTYNVDLTRGEEELLMSFSRSARRNIRDGRKLASGIEEGDRDDICSILRLVKNRYEEQDLSFDVPPQFVMDLYDSLPEGQVRPYVFRYDGAFVSGILVLQYGDTLYRWLGGVRPQRDFGIDVNDLLDWRIMRDGMAAGMRRYDLVGANNRRLNRYKSKYNPELVTFYQIEHGALPVRTIAHLYKSSLGPGIEMLSRGNGTSLPSRLVSGFLHR comes from the coding sequence TCACCAGTACGAGGCGCTGCGGCTCCAAGCGAAGTACTCGAACTCGAAGCTCCACCTGCTCGTCGGCTACAAGACCGAGGAACCGGTCGGGCTGTTCCCCGTCTTCGAGATTCGGAAGGGACTGGTCAAGACGGCGTTCTCACCGCCGCCGCACATCGGCGTCCCGTATCTCGGGCCCGTGATGCTCGACGCCGGCAACATCAAGAGCCGGAAGTTCGAGCGCCGCCGCAACCAGTTCATCGACGGCTGTACCGAGTGGCTGGACGAACACATCGGCCCGAACTACACGCACGTCCGCGTCGGCGACTACTACACCGACATGCGGACGTTCCTGTGGGGCGGCTGCGACGTGTCGCCGAAGTACACCTACAACGTCGACCTGACCCGGGGCGAAGAGGAACTCCTCATGTCGTTCAGCCGGAGCGCCCGGCGGAACATCCGCGACGGCCGAAAGCTCGCCTCGGGTATCGAGGAGGGCGACCGCGACGACATCTGTTCGATTCTCAGGCTGGTCAAGAACCGCTACGAAGAACAGGATTTGTCGTTCGACGTGCCGCCGCAGTTCGTCATGGACCTGTACGACTCGCTCCCGGAAGGCCAAGTCCGGCCCTACGTCTTCCGGTACGACGGGGCGTTCGTGAGCGGGATTCTCGTCCTCCAGTACGGGGACACGCTCTACCGCTGGCTCGGCGGCGTCCGCCCCCAGCGGGACTTCGGCATCGACGTCAACGACCTGCTGGACTGGCGCATCATGCGCGACGGCATGGCCGCCGGGATGCGCCGCTACGACCTCGTCGGCGCGAACAACCGCCGGCTCAACCGCTACAAGAGCAAGTACAACCCCGAGCTCGTCACGTTCTACCAGATAGAACACGGTGCGCTCCCGGTCAGAACCATCGCGCACCTGTACAAGAGCAGCCTCGGCCCCGGCATCGAGATGTTGTCCCGAGGAAACGGGACGAGCCTCCCGTCGCGACTCGTCTCGGGGTTCCTCCACCGATGA